CCGGTGGAGTAATACTTCCCGAGTCAAAGATGAATTGATGTCGTGGGGGGGCAGCATAGTCACGGTTCAACTCAGAATTCAAGGGTTGTTACACTTAGAGTTCCCTTAATTTTCGTAACAGCTAAGGTGCGCCAAAAATAACTTTTGGAAATTGGTTATCTCTGCTGCCTTGATTTCTGCTGCCTTGATTTTTCTCTGTGAGGTAACTTGCCTCAAGTGCTTTACCCTAGGCGAGTTGAGCGAACAAGCTCGACCAATTGAGATCTGCGGGTCTCTTCCCCTGATTCACGATTTCAAATACCTTACGCGCAGTAGCTGGATGATCTAAACACTCGACGCAGGCAGAGGCTACATCAATTCGACTTGTTTGCCCAGATAATTGATCTCCTGTCCCCAGCACCACTCCTTGCTTACCTCCGGTTGTAGCCTTCAACAAGGTATTGAGATCATAGGAAGTATAAGGACCATCAATCAATCGCCCAGGTCGAATAATGGTGTAAGGCAACCCAGACTGCGCGATCGCTTGTTCTCCTTTTTGCTTTGCATCCAGCACGCCATAAGCATTTAATAAATTGTAAGGTGGTTTATCCTTGTGCTCCACGCCACAGGATGAAACAAACACAAATCGCTTTAAGTCCCTAGGCGTAGTCTGCACTAGATGGGTCACTCCCTCGGCATCTACTTTTTCGGGACTATTCTGAGTGCTGGCATTACGGTAGTTAGCATCAAAATAAATCTTGCCCCATTGCTGCCAGCGTTGTAGACCTGTCTGGGATGGCAGATCAAAGTCCCAACGAGATGAAGGAAAAGCCGTTGTTCCAGTACAACAAATAATGTGAGTAATATCTGGCATCGCTGCCGGAAGCGTTTCGGCTTGACGGATATCTCCTACTGCCACCTCCACGCGATCGCCAAACATCTGCTGAGCTTTCTGAGCACTACGGCTAAGGACTCGCACCAAGAATTCTTTTTCTAGCAGCTTTGCCACTACTAGTTGCCCTACGCCTCCTGTTGCTCCAACGACTAGTACGCGCTCAGCCATGCTTACGCCTCATTATGCCAGGTCCATTTCACCAGCCTAAGATACTCTAGAAGGCACAGATTGCTGAACTACAGAAAGGAGTAGAGTTTTCCTAAATTTCTCTAGACACTGGAGGCTTAGAAAAATTTACGTGCTTTCCAAAACGCAATAAAGGTTAATTTTGGTGAACTAGGATTCAGCTCTTGAAGGTATTGAAGTTCTAAAGAAATTATAAATTTTGATGAACTTGCAGAAACTCGCGCAGAGCCCGTAACTGCGCTTCGTTGGGCATAGCGGAAGGATGCACCTGCTTAATCCAGTTCAAAGCTTCCCAGAGTTCCAAATTTTGGTAAAGGCAGAG
This is a stretch of genomic DNA from Trichocoleus desertorum ATA4-8-CV12. It encodes these proteins:
- a CDS encoding SDR family oxidoreductase translates to MAERVLVVGATGGVGQLVVAKLLEKEFLVRVLSRSAQKAQQMFGDRVEVAVGDIRQAETLPAAMPDITHIICCTGTTAFPSSRWDFDLPSQTGLQRWQQWGKIYFDANYRNASTQNSPEKVDAEGVTHLVQTTPRDLKRFVFVSSCGVEHKDKPPYNLLNAYGVLDAKQKGEQAIAQSGLPYTIIRPGRLIDGPYTSYDLNTLLKATTGGKQGVVLGTGDQLSGQTSRIDVASACVECLDHPATARKVFEIVNQGKRPADLNWSSLFAQLA